A single region of the Silene latifolia isolate original U9 population chromosome 8, ASM4854445v1, whole genome shotgun sequence genome encodes:
- the LOC141594387 gene encoding transcription factor bHLH87-like — translation MDIDLLKSTSDDHQIDMMYMMHMDKPISDIIGNNGHYLDSSNSPMMSFTTCNGNNNISHYSNPIISFSNNNGGATNIINNNTNINNNNNNAIIMPPHSQKSNSSMAAMREMIFRIASMQPIYIDPEAVKPPKRRNVKISKDPQSVAARHRRERISERIRILQRLVPGGTKMDTASMLDEAIHYVKFLKSQVQSLERAAVNNHHHHRPLPVGFPVAAGSYIPVNSNGHANFGAQPQQFSSA, via the coding sequence ATGGACATTGACCTACTAAAGTCGACATCAGACGACCACCAAATCGATATGATGTATATGATGCACATGGACAAGCCCATCTCCGACATCATCGGTAACAATGGACATTACTTGGACTCCTCCAATTCACCGATGATGTCCTTCACTACTTGTAACGGTAATAACAACATTTCCCATTATTCTAACCCCATTATTTCATTCTCAAACAATAATGGGGGTGCTACTAACATTATCAATAACAAcaccaatatcaataataacaataataatgctATTATTATGCCACCTCATTCACAAAAGAGCAACTCGTCGATGGCGGCTATGAGGGAGATGATATTCAGAATAGCTTCTATGCAACCGATCTACATTGACCCAGAAGCTGTCAAGCCACCCAAAAGGCGAAACGTTAAGATCTCTAAGGACCCACAAAGCGTGGCAGCTAGGCATAGAAGAGAAAGGATTAGTGAAAGGATAAGGATTCTCCAAAGACTTGTTCCTGGAGGTACTAAAATGGATACTGCTTCAATGTTAGATGAAGCTATTCATTATGTTAAGTTTTTGAAGAGTCAAGTGCAGTCACTTGAACGTGCCGCGGTAAACAACCATCATCACCACCGGCCGCTTCCCGTCGGTTTTCCAGTGGCTGCTGGCTCCTACATTCCGGTCAATTCTAATGGTCATGCTAATTTTGGTGCACAACCACAACAGTTTTCTAGTGCTTGA